AGGTTAAGAGGAAGAGCATCGCCAGTAGGACCATCGTCATATGATGATGCCAGCCGAGCCAGCCTCTCACCTCATAATCCGCCATCCCTACCTCTCCTTTTGCATCTTCCAGCGCTCTTTCCATCCAGTAGCGGCTGCAAGACATCTCTGCGAGCCTGCTCATTTTTGTATTGGGTGAAGCATTTGA
The DNA window shown above is from Actinomycetota bacterium and carries:
- a CDS encoding IS701 family transposase; this translates as SNASPNTKMSRLAEMSCSRYWMERALEDAKGEVGMADYEVRGWLGWHHHMTMVLLAMLFLLTLQVKWKDKAPMLTIQDVREILEVILPKRRITKKEILKIVKRKHKARESARKSHHKRKSKPN